Proteins from a genomic interval of Rosa chinensis cultivar Old Blush chromosome 2, RchiOBHm-V2, whole genome shotgun sequence:
- the LOC112187909 gene encoding 28 kDa ribonucleoprotein, chloroplastic translates to MSSATTGFLKPLSIAETCLASVSTTKTQHPFLSFPSKPTKLSTLSCSFYSWVSLKHKSLPLHVAQTSDWAQQEVAEEVKDGEVLETEEVPLEPSAMSEEAEESSDVGGVEEFYPEPPEEAKLYVGNLPYDVDSETLANTFNEAGVVEIAEVIYNRETDQSRGFGFVTMSTVEEAEKAVEMFNRYDLGGRSLTVNKAAPRGSRPERPPRVNEPSFRIYIGNLPWQVDDSRLEQVFSEHGNVVSARVVYDRETGRSRGFGFVTLSTETEVEDAIAALDGQSLDGRTIRVNVAEERPRRGSF, encoded by the exons ATGTCTTCTGCAACCACTGGGTTTCTGAAGCCACTATCAATAGCTGAAACTTGTCTGGCCTCTGTTTCAACCACCAAAACCCAACACCCATTTCTTTCATTTCCCTCAAAACCCACCAAGCTCTCAACTCTCTCGTGCTCATTTTATTCATGGGTTTCTCTCAAGCACAAGTCTTTGCCTCTCCATGTGGCTCAGACCTCGGACTGGGCACAACAAGAGGTTGCAGAAGAAGTTAAAGACGGGGAGGTCTTGGAAACAGAGGAGGTGCCATTAGAGCCAAGTGCAATGTCTGAAGAAGCAGAAGAGAGCTCTGATGTTGGTGGAGTAGAAGAGTTCTATCCCGAGCCGCCGGAAGAGGCCAAGCTCTATGTGGGTAATTTGCCTTATGATGTTGACAGTGAGACGCTGGCTAACACCTTCAATGAGGCTGGAGTTGTTGAGATTGCTGAG GTGATTTACAATAGGGAAACAGACCAGAGCAGAGGGTTTGGGTTTGTGACTATGAGTACtgttgaagaagctgagaagGCTGTGGAGATGTTCAACCGATAT GATTTAGGTGGAAGGTCTTTGACTGTAAACAAGGCTGCTCCTAGAGGGTCACGCCCCGAAAGACCACCTAGAGTGAATGAACCGTCTTTCAGAATCTATATTGGTAACCTGCCATGGCAAGTGGACGATTCTCGTTTGGAGCAGGTGTTCAGTGAACATGGGAATGTGGTCAGTGCGAGGGTGGTTTATGACAGGGAAACTGGCCGTTCACGCGGGTTTGGTTTCGTCACATTGTCCACTGAGACTGAAGTGGAGGATGCCATTGCGGCTCTTGATGGACAG AGTTTGGATGGTAGAACAATCCGAGTAAACGTTGCTGAAGAGCGACCAAGGCGTGGCTCGTtttga
- the LOC112187910 gene encoding uncharacterized protein LOC112187910 — protein sequence MSEAAKDLVGSSKRQKLGPDYFGYYTHEVVELLSRNEDVSPFASESSDISRSRYVEVRGKDRIEHSNGVYGSLFSNSLGNELSDFRKERLKLLLRQGVKVLAPEVDEMIEPVVAMSQLKSQLESRKCLSRGAASDVDAGKAPSPKKLKRSSCSSSSLSALSSPTNSESNREVDDDWQFLIENNSLQVEETVKKYCDQYYAKLGHMEQQLEKILDTVMSKCRPMTIHEKHKLGKQIQKLPPENLGRVMEIIQNSNAAYTNSSDEVSVDLEKESNVTLWRLFHYVEAVENARKLASS from the exons ATGTCAGAAGCTGCAAAAGATTTGGTTGGTTCGAGTAAACGCCAAAAATTAGGACCAGACTACTTTGGTTACTATACACATGAAGTGGTAGAGTTGTTGTCACGAAATGAAGATGTTTCACCTTTTGCTTCCGAATCCTCAGATATATCTCGAAGCAGATATGTGGAGGTTAGGGGCAAGGATAGGATTGAGCATAGTAATGGTGTGTATGGTTCGTTGTTTAGTAACAGCCTAGGGAATGAGCTCTCAGATTTCAGAAAAGAAAGATTGAAGTTGTTGCTCAGACAGGGTGTTAAAGTTCTTGCACCAGAAGTTGATGAG ATGATAGAACCTGTTGTAGCTATGAGCCAGTTAAAATCACAGCTAGAGAGCAGAAAGTGTTTATCAAGAGGTGCAGCAAGTGATGTTGATGCAGGGAAAGCACCTTCTCCTAAGAAACTAAAGAGATCTTCATGCTCTTCTAGTAGCCTCTCTGCACTTTCTAGTCCCACCAATTCCGAATCAAACAGAGAG GTCGATGATGACTGGCAGTTCCTTATAGAGAACAACAGCTTGCAGGTTGAGGAGACAGTAAAAAAATATTGTGATCAATATTATGCAAAA CTAGGGCACATGGAGCAGCAGCTTGAGAAAATTCTTGATACTGTGATGTCCAAGTGCAG GCCAATGACCATCCATGAGAAGCACAAGCTTGGAAAACAGATTCAGAAGTTACCACCAGAAAACCTTGGCCGTGTAATGGAAATTATCCAGAATAGCAACGCAGCTTATACGAATTCCTCGGATGAAGTTTCTGTGGATCTTGAAAAGGAG TCTAATGTAACCCTTTGGAGATTGTTTCATTACGTAGAAGCAGTTGAGAATGCTAGAAAGCTCGCAAGTAGCTAA
- the LOC112189583 gene encoding uncharacterized protein LOC112189583 — protein MKTYRRAAKKAREEEWEYDTPEEAKMTKRATPKKAGIMPQAQRKMEHKIKVKGVKCDKQTWSTLDPAVARHYRDFFNVAVKNTTEYWISSDLLRRITKHDLRVIIQEGDIETDVISVYIDLLKSDVEKQNAQVGFLTVDTGYYAIKYEQTKEQDEDTRPFECGVETIIYEPLWSVFRFKKVLVPIHHTISMHYTLLVIDNEKRSFNHMNSLRPPIDEFTNEEKYHLNAARVVKHIKKFIHAVNFTKMRIPGESQDPDVTREKCKGEDDKENLIIVEEAMTEEEKQTRNWILQNNVVETDYELYEDFDCPQQNPSSGDCWPFMLHYMESIVNGVEPTKEGGDNMRKRLLERFMRILLGRK, from the exons ATGAAGACATACCGGAGGGCTGCCAAGAAGGCTAGAGAGGAGGAGTGGGAGTACGACACTCCGGAAGAAGCAAAAATGACTAAGAGAGCTACACCTAAGAAAGCAGGAATCATGCCGCAAGCCCAGAGAAAAATGGAACACAAGATTAAGGTTAAGGGAGTCAAATGCGATAAACAAACATGGAGTACACTGGACCCAGCAGTGGCAAGGCATTATCGAGACTTCTTCAACGTTGCTGTGAAAAACAC GACCGAGTACTGGATCAGCAGTGATCTTCTACGCCGGATCACCAAGCACGACCTAAGAGTAATCATCCAAGAGGGGGACATTGAAACTGAC GTAATCAGCGTTTATATTGACTTGTTGAAGTCTGATGTAGAAAAGCAAAATGCGCAAGTGGGATTCCTCACAGTAGACACAGGG TACTATGCTATAAAGTATGAACAGACCAAAGAACAAGATGAGGATACTAGACCTTTTGAGTGTGgtgtcgagacaataatttatGAACCCCTCTGGTCAGTCTTCCGTTTCAAAAAGGTGCTAGTACCAATTCACCACACCATAAGCATGCACTACACCTTGCTGGTAATTGACAATGAAAAAAGGAGCTTCAATCATATGAATTCATTGAGGCCACCAATAGATGAATTCACCAATGAGGAGAAGTACCACCTGAATGCAGCAAGAGTG GTAAAGCACATAAAGAAATTCATACATGCTGTGAACTTCACTAAGATGAGAATACCGGGAGAAAGCCAAGATCCAGATGTCACTCGAGAAAAATGCAAAGGCGAAGATGATAAGGAAAACCTGATTATTGTTGAAGAAGCAATGACTGAGGAGGAAAAACAAACCAGGAACTGGATCTTACAGAATAACGTTGTGGAGACAGActatgaactctatgaagaCTTTGACTGCCCGCAACAGAACCCATCATC TGGTGATTGCTGGCCCTTTATGCTCCATTACATGGAGAGCATTGTAAATGGCGTAGAACCAACCAAGGAAGGCGGGGACAACATGAGGAAAAGATTGCTTGAGAGGTTCATGCGCATACTATTAGGAAGAAAGTGA
- the LOC112189582 gene encoding uncharacterized protein LOC112189582: MKKEQKKETHKAKIEWKQQKCMLSVFWRMVNANKDRIPDKTKEILRGTDFGEMMEPFWQDKITKIQLHKHEANLEILMEHFDRTDNKWKFGDVVMEITEEDVTALFHLPAEGEVFNVNRRVVREEMEDSLIFGSPLKKQAVLRTKVELKLVTELTKPAKEKDARKIAVLMITYLFSTFFFTRTGAQITWDMVALCERIENINMYNWPRLILNFLMEGLQKYKRNNPSVLNECLLLIYYWFLEKTKAKTWIPGKQNETPRFIRWSIKEIFSLEQMYMNKNLAVDLIKVGPWFAKIRLEDLELGDEVQDTPSFDNWVPQASQAEEEQNERLTGNIKELIREMEAAIGETKPTKEMEAKLGRLAKANEELNAQNKDLWGKLKVANERIKELEIEKRQKITSSGRCTSGLKRRRERSPHHKDNLR; the protein is encoded by the exons ATGAAAAAAGAGCAGAAAAAAGAGACCCACAAAGCAAAGATTGAGTGGAAGCAACAGAAGTGCATGCTCAGTGTATTCTGGAGAATGGTCAACGCAAACAAGGATAGAATACCAgacaaaacaaaagagattttgagGGGTACAGACTTTGGTGAAATGATGGAACCGTTCTGGCAGGACAAGATAACTAAGATCCAGCTCCACAAGCATGAAGCGAACCTGGAGATACTCATGGAGCACTTCGACCGCACAGACAACAAGTGGAAGTTTGGGGATGTTGTTATGGAAATAACGGAGGAGGATGTCACAGCTTTATTTCACCTTCCGGCTGAAGGAGAAGTGTTCAATGTGAATAGGAGGGTGGTAAGGGAAGAGATGGAAGACTCCCTAATATTTGGCAGCCCTTTAAAGAAGCAGGCTGTCCTCAGAACAAAGGTGGAATTGAAGCTGGTAACTGAGTTGACAAAGCCGGCAAAAGAGAAAGATGCCAGGAAGATAGCCGTGCTAATGATCACATATCTATTCAGCACATTCTTCTTCACCCGAACCGGTGCTCAGATCACATGGGATATGGTCGCCTTATGTGAACGGATTGAGAACATAAACATGTACAACTGGCCAAGATTAATTTTGAACTTCTTGATGGAAGGGTTACAAAAGTATAAGAGGAACAATCCATCTGTTTTGAATGAATGCCTTCTTCTCATCTATTACTGGTTCCTTGAGAAGACCAAGGCAAAGACCTGGATACCTGGAAAGCAGAATGAAACTCCACGATTCATCCGATGGTCGATAAAGGAAATATTTAGCCTGGAGCAGATGTACATGAACAAGAACTTAGCCGTG GATCTGATAAAAGTTGGACCATGGTTTGCGAAAATTAGACTGGAAGACCTCGAGCTGGGTGATGAGGTGCAGGACACACCAAGCTTTGACAACTGG GTACCCCAGGCAAGCCAAgcggaagaggaacaaaatgaAAGGCTGACGGGGAATATCAAGGAACTAATCAGGGAGATGGAGGCAGCCATTGGTGAGACAAAGCCCACAAAAGAAATGGAGGCAAAGCTAGGAAGGCTTGCCAAAGCAAATGAGGAACTGAATGCGCAGAACAAAGATCTATGGGGCAAGCTGAAAGTTGCCAATGAGAGGATTAAAGAGCTGGAAATTGAAAAGAGGCAAAAAATAACCTCATCAGGGCGTTGTACATCCGGCCTAAAAAGGAGAAGGGAGAGGTCCCCCCACCACAAAGACAACTTGAGATAG
- the LOC112187490 gene encoding alpha/beta hydrolase domain-containing protein 17B — protein MGGVTSSMAAKFAFFPPNPPSYKLITDELTGLLLLSPFPHRENVEVLKLPTRRGTEVVAIYIRHPLATSTLLYSHGNAADLGQMYELFIELSIHLRVNLMGYDYSGYGQSSGKASEQNTYADIEAAYKCLEESYGTKQEDIILYGQSVGSGPTLDLAARLPQLRAVVLHSPILSGLRVMYPVKRTYWFDIYKNIDKIPLVNCPVLIIHGTADEVVDCSHGKQLWELCKEKYEPLWLKGGNHCDIELYPEYIRHLKKFISTVEKSPSQRYSSRRSTDQFEQPRKSTDVYEVSRKSTDRRDKPKKSTDRPEKLKNQFISADKLEKLKVSFDHMDRSRRSVDCHEKSRKSVDHQLDRARKSVDRLDRLRSG, from the exons ATGGGTGGCGTGACGTCATCCATGGCGGCCAAGTTCGCCTTTTTCCCGCCGAACCCGCCGTCGTACAAGCTCATCACCGACGAGCTGACGGGGCTGTTGCTGCTGAGCCCATTTCCGCACAGGGAAAACGTGGAGGTTCTGAAGCTGCCGACTCGGCGCGGCACTGAGGTGGTGGCTATTTACATTAGGCACCCTTTGGCCACTTCTACTCTGCTTTACTCTCACGGCAACGCCGCCGATCTGGGCCAGATGTATGAGCTCTTCATCGAGCTCAGCATCCATTTGAGGGTTAATCTCATGGG GTATGACTATTCAGGGTATGGGCAATCATCTGGAAAG GCAAGTGAGCAGAATACATACGCAGATATTGAAGCTGCATATAAGTGTCTTGAAGAAAGCTATGGTACCAAGCAGGAAGATATCATTCTCTATGGTCAATCTGTTGGAAGTGGCCCAACTTTGGATCTAGCTGCTCGGCTGCCTCAGTTAAGAGCTGTTGTTCTGCACAGTCCCATCCTATCTGGTTTAAGAGTCATGTATCCTGTAAAGCGTACATACTGGTTTGACATTTATAAG AATATTGATAAGATTCCACTGGTCAATTGTCCTGTTCTCATCATTCAT GGAACTGCAGATGAAGTAGTTGACTGCTCTCATGGCAAGCAACTGTGGGAGTTATGTAAAGAGAAGTATGAACCACTATGGCTTAAAGGAGGCAACCACTGTGATATAGAACTGTATCCCGAGTACATCAGGCATCTCAAGAAGTTCATTTCAACTGTCGAGAAGTCTCCTTCCCAAAGATACAGTTCTAGGAGAAGCACAGATCAATTTGAGCAGCCTCGGAAGAGTACTGATGTTTACGAAGTTTCTAGAAAGAGCACTGATCGAAGAGATAAACCAAAGAAGAGCACTGATAGACCTGAGAAACTGAAAAACCAGTTCATTAGTGCTGATAAACTAGAAAAATTAAAAGTATCCTTTGACCATATGGACAGGTCTCGGAGAAGCGTGGACTGCCATGAGAAGTCCAGAAAAAGTGTCGACCACCAACTGGATAGAGCACGGAAGAGTGTGGATCGATTGGATAGACTACGGAGTGGGTAA